A single genomic interval of Hydractinia symbiolongicarpus strain clone_291-10 chromosome 8, HSymV2.1, whole genome shotgun sequence harbors:
- the LOC130655474 gene encoding ankyrin repeat domain-containing protein 12-like: MESNQVNIISVEMVRDIFTTMFQKQQQDIVQLISSNLKITNEQIGELDKKLKEIASSYEAIQEENRTLKNNLFGAIEKIKALEKDKRDIEESLTVTQSLNEESFKKMEAGLLEQTTNRKEQLSIYEEKLRHLEDRQRRNNLRIDGLEESESESWDDTEKKVVNLFEHKLGLSNVHVERAHRTGEKSNGKKRTIVLKLLDYKDKVNILNNSKKLKGTGIYVNEDYSTSTNQIRANLFKEMKIHRENGKYAIVLYDRLVVREFKKPKNIV; encoded by the coding sequence ATGGAATCTAATCAAGTGAACATAATTTCTGTGGAAATGGTGCgtgatatttttacaacaatgtttCAAAAGCAACAGCAGGATATTGTTCAGTTAATTAGCAGTAATCTGAAGATCACAAACGAACAGATTGGTGAATTAGACAAAAAACTGAAAGAAATTGCATCATCATATGAAGCTATCCAAGAAGAAAAtagaacattaaaaaataatctttttggagcaattgaaaaaattaaagccTTAGAAAAGGACAAAAGAGATATAGAGGAAAGCCTGACAGTGACACAAAGTTTGAATgaggaaagttttaaaaaaatggaagcTGGCTTACTTGAACAGACAACGAATCGTAAAGAACAATTGAGTATTTATGAGGAAAAACTACGACACTTAGAGGATAGACAAAGAAGAAACAATTTACGTATTGATGGGTTGGAAGAAAGCGAGTCGGAGAGTTGGGACGATACTGAAAAGAAAGTGGTCAATTTATTTGAACACAAATTAGGATTGTCGAATGTGCACGTAGAGAGAGCACACCGCACAGGAGAGAAAAGCAATGGGAAAAAGCGTACTATCGTACTTAAACTGTTGGACTATAAGGATaaagttaatattttaaacaacTCGAAGAAACTAAAAGGCACCGGAATATATGTAAATGAGGATTACTCCACTTCGACGAATCAGATTAGGGCGAATCTCTTCAAGGAAATGAAGATTCATAGAGAAAATGGTAAATATGCTATCGTTCTTTATGATCGTCTTGTTGTTAGGGAGTTTAAGAAACCGAAAAACATTGTTTAA
- the LOC130655476 gene encoding uncharacterized protein LOC130655476, protein MTETNFENLEFHPFQTNETLLLNDENDPDLNFYNCTLSKNTNTKYYSPNSDNIFAHAKNYSFSILHLNIRSMQKNFESFKQFLHTLNFRFKIICLTETWCRDEAIKNNSNFQLCNYSVIHQIRNSNKAGGGVCVFIHNSLLYKKRTELCVNNNDCESLSVEILNKTTTNIIVSVIYRQPAGSIDNFKTLIEPIILINKNTSKAVYLVGDLNLNTLDYETNRNIQCFFNFIFQSGYIPLINKPTRVTKQNATVIDHIITNSFCDKELHSGIIKTDISDHFPIFITSNTNFDKQSNHYLLAKVKWDDVVKGEDANDAYDSFLKIFLEAYDAAFPEEIKKTWNIIKEVIGKIKIRSNNFPSKLVNDENEIEEPSLIAEEFNNFFTKVGPTLASKIGHSTKSFKSYLSYYDNEIEKKELSEEELEAAFHSLQINKSPGFDQISSNVLKNCFNELKSPLLHIFNSSLITGIVPKKLKIARVVPVLKAGEVCKVSNYRPISILPCFSKILERIMYNRVYSFLNNNDILYNKQFGFQAGHSTDHAIIQLSQEIFQAFDENKFTIGVFIDLSKAFDTVNHEILLEKLKNYGIRNTYLAWFNNYLFERKQYISYDEGNTNYRIITCGVPQGSILGPLLFLIYINDIFRASSVLNSILFADDTNLFFTHKDINVLFETTNLELAKLADWFKANKLSLNTSKTRYTFFHKLSKKDKIPLRLPGLVIDHVNIRREYSMKFLGVLLDENLTWREHIKLVENKVSKSLGILYKASFALNKNCLRSIYFSFIHCYLNYANIAWGSTNITKLKKLHIQQKHASRIILRQNKCSHSRPLLKELGILNVCQLNIFQVLIFMYKIKNLIAPNIFITLFKKVQHKYPTRFSGNNFLRPKIISNVTKFSISNRGPKLWSMLLNDEIKSIPSTKQFKIALRNQLLRSNNEQVFF, encoded by the exons ATGAcggaaacaaattttgaaaatttggaaTTTCATCCATTCCAAACCAACGAAACCTTACTATTAAACGATGAAAATGACCCAGACTTAAATTTTTATAACTGTACATTGTCCAAGAACACTAATACAAAATATTATTCTCCAAATTCAGACAATATTTTTGCACACGCAAAAAATTATTCCTTTTCTATACTACATCTCAACATTAGAAGCATGCAAAAGAATTTTGAGAGTTTTAAACAGTTTCTCCACACTCTgaattttcgttttaaaataatttgtctcactgaAACTTGGTGTCGTGATGAAGCcataaaaaacaattcaaattttcaattgtGTAATTACTCGGTGATTCATCAAATTAGAAACTCTAACAAGGCGGGTGGTGGCGTGTGTGTGTTTATTCATAATTCTCTAttgtataaaaaaagaacagagcTATGTGTGAATAATAACGATTGTGAGTCATTAAGTGTAGAAATACTgaacaaaacaacaacgaaCATCATTGTGAGCGTAATATACAGGCAACCTGCAGGATCAattgataattttaaaacgtTAATTGAACCTATTATATTGATCAATAAAAACACCAGCAAAGCAGTATACCTCGTGGGGGATCTTAACCTCAATACACTTGATTACGAAACAAACAGAAACATCCAGTGTTTCTTTAACTTTATATTTCAAAGTGGGTATATTCCTCTCATAAATAAACCAACCCGGGTAACTAAACAAAACGCTACAGTAATTGATCACATCATAACAAATTCATTTTGCGACAAAGAACTACATTCGGGTATTATCAAAACAGACATCTCTGATCATTTTCCCATCTTTATCACGTCCAATACAAACTTTGATAAACAGTCAAaccat tatttattgGCTAAGGTAAAATGGGACGATGTGGTAAAAGGGGAGGATGCAAATGACGCATATGATagctttctgaaaatttttttggaagctTATGATGCGGCATTTCCAGAAGAAATTAA AAAAACATGGAATATCATCAAGGAAGTGattggtaaaataaaaattagaagtaATAATTTTCCTTCAAAACTTGTAAACGACGAAAATGAAATTGAAGAACCATCTTTGATAGCTGaagaatttaacaattttttcactAAAGTGGGGCCGACCCTGGCGTCGAAAataggtcacagtacaaaatccttTAAATCGTATTTGTCATATTATGATAATGAAATAGAGAAAAAAGAGCTAAGTGAGGAGGAACTAGAAGCAGCATTTCATTCTTTGCAAATCAACAAAAGTCCTGGCTTTGATCAAATCAGCAGCAATGTCTTAAAGAACTGTTTCAATGAACTAAAATCTCCACTACTGCATATATTTAATTCATCTCTAATTACAGGCATTGttcctaaaaagttaaaaatagctaGAGTTGTCCCAGTCCTTAAAGCAGGAGAAGTTTGTAAAGTATCTAACTACAGACCAATTTCAATACTCCCTTGCTTCTCGAAGATTTTAGAGAGAATCATGTACAACAGGGTTTATTCTTTCTTGAACAATAACGATATTTTGTATAATAAGCAATTTGGATTTCAAGCAGGTCATTCAACTGATCACGCAATCATTCAGTTGAGTCAGGAAATATTTCAAGCCTTTGATGAGAATAAATTTACAATTGGGGTCTTTATTGATCTCAGTAAGGCATTCGATACAGTCAACCATGAGATTCtattagaaaaactaaaaaattatggCATAAGAAATACATATCTCGCATGGTTCAATAACTACCTCTtcgaaagaaaacaatatatttcttaTGACGAAGGAAATACTAACTACAGGATTATAACATGTGGAGTACCTCAAGGGTCAATTTTAGGGCCACTgttgtttcttatttatatCAATGATATATTTAGAGCATCTAGTGtcttaaattcaattttatttgctgatgatacaaatttattctttactcATAAAGATATAAACGTACTTTTTGAAACCACTAACCTAGAATTGGCTAAATTGGCTGATTGGTTTAAAGCGAATAAATTATCCCTTAACACTTCAAAAACTAGATATACCTTTTTTCACAAACttagtaaaaaagataaaatacctCTTAGGTTACCTGGATTAGTTATTGATCATGTAAACATAAGaagagaatattcaatgaaatttcttggagttctcCTAGACGAAAATTTAACTTGGAGAGAACACATTAAATTAGTGGAAAACAAAGTTTCCAAAAGCTTAGGAATCTTATATAAAGCCAGTTTCGCTTTGAATAAGAACTGCTTAAGAAgcatatatttttcctttatacactgctaTTTAAACTATGCAAACATTGCATGGGGTAGCActaatataacaaaattaaaaaaactgcacaTTCAGCAAAAACATGCCAGTAGGATTATATTACGACAGAACAAATGTTCCCATTCTAGACCATTGCTAAAAGAACTGGGTATTCTTAATGTATGTCAGCTAAACATTTTTCAAGTCCTTATTTTCATGtataagattaaaaatttaatagcacCAAATATATTCATTACATTATTTAAGAAAGTTCAACATAAATATCCAACTAGATTTTCAGGTAATAATTTCCTTCGGCCAAAAATCATATctaatgtaacaaaattttcaatatcaaaccGAGGCCCAAAGCTCTGGAGCATGCTTCTAAACGATGAGATAAAAAGCATTCCatctacaaaacaatttaaaattgcacTAAGAAATCAGCTGTTACGAAGTAATAACGAACAAGTCTTCTTCTGA
- the LOC130655502 gene encoding uncharacterized protein LOC130655502, with protein sequence MLRRDTQTTAIITKIEQLSAVSTSTFTIITRCFRKLPVVKEGSAIYILYKAYFIDNRFYHIAEDYYHGVAVLTKESALKRMSNNSLLTFVKLIIGLNIALQLVIIIVERWALKSNHGRGKFIILLKSKRTVMDFKCLLLLCLFVAAAQCYHKKADDELDEFADDVENEDEIELQDKDDEAMYKLKQDPAWGRRRRRRRSCSRRRRYSSCSGRHNGCGSDATKNVPAPYKSVFKPACNKHDVCYNCGKLRGWTQKECDERFRKDMLKICSCKYDKWYQAAGKTQCQGYAYTYYGIVRAAGSNFYLKNSHDYCSNDCVLRRGSAELAL encoded by the exons atgttgcgcagagacacaCAGACGACAGCTATTATAACAAAGATTGAACAGCTTTCCGCTGTGTCTACGTCAACTTTTACTATTATCACAA GGTGCTTCAGAAAGTTACCTGTTGTCAAAGAAGGTTctgctatatatattttatataaagcaTATTTTATTGATAA TCGTTTTTATCATATAGCGGAAGATTATTACCACGGTGTTGCTGTGTTAACAAAAGAATCAGCATTAAAAAGAATGAGCAATAACTCACTTCTTACATTTGTAAAGCTAATTATTGGATTAAACATTGCTTTGCAATTAGTAATTATAATTGTTGAACGTTGGGCTTTAAAAAGCAACCATGGTCGCGGAAAGTTTATTATCTTGTTAAAGAGTAAAAGAACAGTAATG GATTTCAAGTGTTTACTTTTGTTGTGTCTGTTCGTTGCTGCTGCGCAATGTTACCACAAAAAAGCTGATGATGAGTTGGATGAGTTCGCTGATGATGTAGAGAACGAAGATGAAATCGAATTGCAGGACAAGGATGACGAAGCTATGTATAAACTAAAGCAAGATCCTGCATggggaagaagaagaaggagaagaagaTCGTGCAGTCGACGCCGAAGAT ACTCCAGTTGCAGTGGTCGACATAATGGTTGTGGttctgacgctacaaagaacgTGCCAGCACCTTACAAAAGCGTTTTTAAACCGGCATGTAATAAACATGATGTTTGCTACAACTGT ggTAAATTAAGAGGATGGACTCAAAAAGAATGCGATGAAAGATTTAGAAAGGATATGTTAAAGATATGTTCATGCAAATACGACAAATGGTACCAAGCAGCTGGAAAGACACAATGCCAGGGTTACGCTTATACCTACTATGGTATCGTGCGTGCGGCTGGTAGCAATTTTTACCTGAAGAATTCTCATGATTACTGTTCGAACGACTGTGTTTTGAGAAGAGGTAGTGCTGAACTAGCCttgtaa